In Bosea sp. PAMC 26642, the DNA window ACATCGTCAACATGGCGGCGCTGGCTGCGTTCAACATCGGCGGCTAAGCCGTCGGCCGTCTTTGCGACATCTTCATTGGGTCCCGCAAAAAGGCGTCCGTTCAGTACCCCTTCTTGCGGCTCACGGCAGCCGCTTTTTGCGCTGCGCCCCGCTGCGGCCATGCGATTGCCGCATCAGGCGTCACAATAATTAAAGGACTGGCCGCGCAATAAGCCGAAGCGCTGTCGAGGCGTTGGAAGCCAGAAGGGAGGCAGAGCGGATGAACGCAAAGACGACAATGCAATCAGACATAAAGGCCGCTCTGACGAAACTGGCCGATCCGAAGCGCGTTGAGTCTCGTGGCGCGGACGACAACATCGCGCTCGATCTCATCCCGGCACGGGCGCTTTACGGCGCTGAATGCAATCACGCGGAGCTCACCCAATCATGACACGTCCAGCAGGTTTTCTGGTTTTGCTCGGATGCACCGCCCTGATGTCGGCCTGCGTCGATTCACAGCGCCGCATCACGGTGATCGATCCCGAGCCGGCCCCCGTTGCCGGCTCGGTCAAGCGCATTGCCAACGATGGCGCAGGCGGCTTGATTCTCCCCGACGGCGCGCGGGTCACCGTGGATCAGTCCGGCGGCTTCGAACTTCCCAATGGGGCGTATGTCCGCCGTGACCGGTCGGGTGCCTTGAATCTGCCGAACGGATCGCGCTGCGTTCCGGACGGGCAGAGGGGTTATCTCTGCCCTTGACGCTGGCGGCGCGGCGGCTCAGGCCGCCGTGAAGGCCTCGGCGATGACCGCTTGCGCCTCGTCCTGGATCCGGCGCAGATGCGCCTCGTCGCGAAAACTCTCGGCGTAGATCTTGTAGACCTCCTCGGTGCCCGAGGGGCGGGCGCAGAACCAGCCATCGCCGGTCACGACCTTGACGCCGCCGATCGCTGCGCCATTGCCGGGCGCCTCGCTCAGGATCGCCGTGATCGGCTCGCCGGCCAACGTCTCGGTCTTGATCTGCTCGCGCGACAAGGTCTTCAGGATGGCCTTTTGCGCGGGCGTGGCAGCTGCGTCGATGCGGGCGTAATGCGGCTCGCCGAGTTCCTTCGTCAGACCGACATAGCGCTCGCCGGGGTCCGATCCCGTGCTGGCGGTGATTTCGGCCGCGAGCAAGCCGAGAATGATGCCGTCCTTGTCGGTGGTCCAGCTTGTGCCGTCCTGGCGCAGGAAGGATGCGCCCGCGCTTTCCTCGCCTCCGAAGCCGAAGCTGCCGTCAGAGAGTCCGTCGACGAACCATTTGAACCCGACAGGAACTTCGACCAGCCGGCGCCCGAGCTTGCCGGCGACGCGGTCGATCATCGCGCTGCTGACGATGGTCTTGCCGATCGCCGCATCGCTGCGCCAGCCCGGACGGTTCGTGAAAAGATAGGCGATGGCCGTCGCCAGGTAATGGTTGGGGTTCATCAGCCCGCCGCTGCGGGTGACGATGCCGTGCCGGTCGGCATCTGTATCATTGGCGAAGGCGACGTCGAAGCGGTCCTTCATGCCGATCAGATGGGTCATCGCATAGGGCGAGGAACAGTCCATCCGGATCTTGCCGTCCCAATCCGCAGGCATGAAGGCGAAGGTCGGATCGAGCGTGGTGTCGACGATGGTCGCCTTGATGCCATAGCGCTCGATGATCGGCGCGTAATAGTCCAGCCCGGCGCCGCCGAGCGGGTCGATGCCGATGCTGACGCCCGATGACCGGATCGCCTCCATATCGACGATCGCCGCGAGATCCTCGACATAAGGAGTGACGTAGTCGTGCTTGCGGACGAATTCCGAGGCGAGCGCCTTCGGGTAGGGCATGCGCTCAATGCCGGCGAGCCCGCCGGCCATCAGTTCATTGGCCTTGCGCTCGATCCAGCCGGTGGCGTCGGTATCGGCCGGGCCGCCATGGGGCATATTGTATTTGAAGCCGCCATCGGCCGGCGGATTGTGCGAGGGCGAGATCACCACGCCATCGGCCAGTCCCGCGCTGCGGCCGCGATTATGCGCGATGATCGCGTGTGAGATCACCGGCGTCGGTGTGAAGCGCAGATGCTCGTCGACCATAGCGACCACGCCATTGGCCGCGAACACTTCGAGCGCCGTCTCGAAGGCCGGCCGCGACAGCGCATGGGTGTCGATCCCGAGGAAGAGAGGGCCGTCGATGCCGTTCTGCCGACGATAGAGGCAGATCGCCTGCGCGATCGCTAGGATATGGGCCTCGTTGAAGGAGAGCAGGAAGGACGAGCCGCGATGTCCCGAGGTGCCGAAGGCGACGCGCTGTGTGGGCTCGGCCGGATCGGGACGGTCGAAATAGGCCTGGGTCAACCGGGCAATATCGACGAGCTGGCTAGGATCGAGCCGTTTTCCCGCGAGTGGGCTGATTGTCGACGTCATCGGGGGCTTTCCTCAGTCCATGCAGCGATGCTGCTCGCTTATAGGGTCCAGCGGGACTTGGCGAGATTTGCAGGGGTTTCACAGGCTTGGCTTAACAGGCGAACCAGCCAAAGGTTGCTTCATCTGGGGACGACCCGCCGGGTCGAGCAACGGGGCTGACCAGCACGCGCCTCAAACCGAAAAGCCTGCGCCGTTCCGGCGCAGGCTTTGGTTTTCGAACGCGACCTCCGACCTACAGGGACCGCTCAGACGCGCTTCAGACCCCAGGGATATGGCGCCGAGCCCGGCAGCATTCCGGTCAGGGTCTTGCGATACGCCGTGCGGATGACGAACTGGCCGAGCGGGATGGTTCCGCATTCCTCCAGTGCCAGCCGACCGAGCGTCACCGCCGCCTTCTTCTGCGCGGCTTCGTCTGGGGCATAGAGCCATTCTTCTGCGAGTTGCTCGGCCTGGGCGTTCGTCCACCAGCCGAACCAGCCCTTCTCGCCCGGTCCGCGGACGAGATTCGACAGGGCCGGATTGCCCCAGCCGATGGCGGCACCGGTGGTGTGGAAAATGCTCCAGCCACCCTTCTCGACCGGCTCCCGGCTGTTGCGGCGCTGGATCACGGTGCCCCAGTCGCTCGCCGCCATCTCGACGTTCATGCCGAGCTGTTTGAGCAGTTCGAAGGTCACGTCGCCAAGCGGGCCGATATCGGGGAAGTCGGTCGGGTTGATGATGAGGACCTTCTCGCCATTATAGCCTGACGCCTTCAGCGCCACCTTCGCCTTGTCGAGGCTCTGCGGCATCAGATCCTCGAGTTCGCCCGTATAATAGGGCGTGCCGCGCCACCAGAGATTGCGGCAGACCTGCCAGGTCGTGGTGTCGTCGCCCTGCGACGCACGCATATAGTCCTCCTGATTCACCGCCATGCGGACGGCGGCGCGGACCTTCGGATTGTTGAAGGGCGGCTGCAGGTGGTTGAGACGCATGATCGAGCCGCGACCGGCCTTGTCGATCACCTCGCGGGTGACGTCCGGGCTCCTGGCCAGCAAGGGCTGCAGGTCGGCGAGCGGGCGCTCCCACCAGTCGATCTCGCCCTTGGTCAGCGCGGCCGCGGCCGTGGCGGGATCGGGCAGGATCGGCCACTCGATCCGCTTGAAGTGTGCGACCTTGCCGCCGGCATTGCGGCTCGCCGGTTCGCTGCGCGGCTTGTAGGCCTCGTTCTTCTCGTAGACGACACGGCTGCCGGAGACGTATTCCGCGGCCACGAACTTGTAGGGACCGGAACCGGTCATCTCGGTGACCTGCTTGGTGGCGTCGGTCTGCGCCAGCCGCTCCGGCATGATGAAGGGCGGGTTGTCGGCCTTGGCGAGGCAGTCGAGCATCATCGGGAAGGGCCGCGTCAGCTTGATCTCGATCGTGCGCTCGTCTGGCGCGTTCCAGGCTTCCACCGCCTTGAGCAGCAGCTGACCGTAAGGATCGCGCTGACCCCAGCGCTTCAGGCTCTGGATGCAGTCCGCCGACCTGACGGGCTGGCCGTCATGAAAGGCGAGCCCGTCGCGCAACCTGATCTTCCAGGTCTTGCCGTCCGTGGAGATCTCGTGGCCCTCCGCCATCTGCGGCTGCGGCTTGAGATTCAGATCGCCACCATAAAGCGTGTCGTAGACGTAATAGCCATGGTTGTTGGTGACGGTCGCGGTCGTCCAGACCGGGTCGAGTGAGGTCAGGTTGGCCTGAGGCGCCATCCTCAGCACGGTCGCGTTGGGGCTCTGGGCGAGTGCATCCTTGACGAACGCGGGAGAGAGCAGCGCGGCTGCAGCCGTGCCTTGCAGAAACTGACGGCGCTTCATTCTCTTCTCCCCGTTCTATGGTCGTCGCGACGATCGCTTGGTCGAAAATCCCTAGTCGAAGCCCATGAAATTCGGGCTGTCACGTAATTTCGGCGCACGCTCAAGCCTTGCAATGTCCGGAACCGGGCGGGCGGTCAGCGGGTCGCCGGCCAAGAGTGACTCCAGTGCGGCCGCGACCGCAAGCACCTTCGCGTCGCCGCCGCGTGGGCCGACGATCTGCAGGCCGAATGGCATCCCGTTGCGATCGAGCCCGACGGGGAGCGAGATCGCCGGATGGCCGACATTGGTCACGGCATAGGCCATGGCGAGCCAGTGGAAATAGGTTCGGGTCGGCTTGCCGTCGATCTCGGCCGGGTAGAGTTCCGACCATGGCCGCGGGCTCAGCGTGACCGCAGGCGTCAGGATGACGTCGTAGCCGCCGAAGAAGCGCTGCCAGTTCTTGTAGAGCACCGTCTGTTGTTTGAGTGCGCGGGTGATGTCGAGCGCGTTGTAGCGGAGTCCTTCCTCGACATTGGCGCGCACATTGGGGCCGACGAGCTCCGGCGTATCGCGCACCCGCTCATGCATGGCGGCCAGGAACGACACCGCACGCAGCACCTCGAAGGTCTCGTCCGCGCCTGTGCAGTCGGGCGTCGCCTCCTCCGTCACGGCGAAGACCGAGGAAAAGGCGGCGATCTTGTCGGCGAAAACCTCGCGAATATGCGTCTCCGTCGGAGCGAAGCCGAAATCGGGCGTGACCGCGACCTTGAGCGAAGCAAGGTCGATCGTGTCCGGCCTTGCGAAATCCTCCGGGCGGCGCACCTGCCTGCCATGGATCGTCGTCGCCAGCGGATCGCAGGCATCGTCGCCGACCATGGCCGAGAGCAGCAGGCATAGATCGGGGACGGTACGCGCCATCGGGCCAAGCACACTCAGCGGATTCCAGCCGAGCGGGCGCTTTTCGCTCGGCACAAGGCCAGGCGACGGCCGGAAGCCGACGATGCCGTTATAGGCGGCGGGGTTGCGCAGGGAACCGCCGGTGTCGGACCCGGTCGCGATCGGCACCATGCCGGTCGCGAGCGCCACGCCCGAGCCGCCCGATGAGCCCGCCGCGCATTTCATCGGATCGAACGGATTTCCCGTCGCGCCGTAGACCGCGTTGCGGGTATTGGCGCCGGCGCCCCATTCCGGTGTGTTGGTCTTGCCGAGCACGATCGCGCCGGCCTTGCGGGTCTTGGCGACGATGAGCTGGTCCTCCGTCGGCACGAAATCGGCGAAGAGCGGGCTGCCATAGGTCGTGCGCAGGCCCGCGACGTTCTCCAGATCCTTCACACCCAAGGGCAGGCCATGCAGCGCGCCGAGCGGCTCGCCACGCATGGTTGCTTCGTCGGCCGCAGCGGCGGCCTCGCGAGCCCGCTCGTCGTCACGCGCGACCATGGCGTTCACCGCGGGATCGACAGCATCGATGCGGCGTATGCAGCTTTCGACGAGTTCGCGGGCGGATAATTTCTTGGTGCCGATCAGGGCGCGCGCGTCCACGGCGCCGAGATCACAGGGTTCGGTCACGAGATAAGCCTTCCTTGACGACATCTGGGCTGCCAGCGCGGATGCTATGCCGGGACTGGCGAGGCTGTCAGCAAGCAATGTGCCAGTCTGCGCATCGATCGGCCTGTGCAGTTGTTGAATGGGGCCGCCCCGGTCCGGTGATTTTCACGGAACAGTTGGGGTGCGCTGCCGTTGCTCTCACGGGAAACACGCAAGCAAAATATGGGAGATGGGGCGATGACCACCGATCCGATCGGCAAACCACCAACCGATGCGCCGGCAACCTACCGCACGCCGCAGCGACCGGGGCAAACGGGAGCGCAGGAGCAGCGACGCGCTGGCCCCAACCCGCTCTCGACGCATGCGACGGGGCCGCATGCGCCTTATGAAAAGGATGACCCCGACGGCTTCGCAGCGGTCAAGAATGCCGGTCCCGGTGAACCCGAGGCGGCAAAGGCGCCGCCCAGAAAGGGGCTTGATGGCGACGATTTCACGATCATCGACGGGAGCGCGAGGCCCAAACGCTAGAGGCCGCCGTCAGGAAGCACCGATCGGTCAGAGGTCTGATTGGCATTTCATCTTCCCGGCGTCCCACGACGTGGCTTCAGCCTCGAACCTGCGCGAAGACCGGTGATCCGAAGGCGATCGGATCGACCATGGCTTCGGGTTCGTCTTTTGATGAAGGAACAAAGTACGCCGTTTCGCCTTTAAAAGCCGCAGCAGCGTGGGCCGCTGACAGACACATGCAGGCATCGTGGCAAACAACACTCGCTCGCTAGGCTCCGAAATGACACTTGCTTCGCCACAACGTCGTCCAGCGGCTGAAGGTTCAGCTGGGCTCGAGAGCGTGGCAATGGGTGTGTTGATCATCGCGACGCTTTACGTGGGGCGCGAGGTCTTCGTCCCGGTAGCGTTGGCGATTCTGTTCAGTTTTGTCCTCGCCCCTCTCGTTAAACTTCTACAAAAGCTTCGTTTGCCGCGATCGATCGCGGTGATCAGCGTGGTGCTGTGTGCTTTTGCGATCATCGTCGGCCTGGCGATGGCCATGGCCAGCCAGGCGACCCAATTGGTCGGAGACCTGCCGATCTATCAGAATACCATACGGGAGAAGATCGCCTCCCTGAGGGGCGCCGGCCCTGGAGCAGGCGTGCTCTCGCGTGCGGCCGATGTACTTCAGGACCTCAGCAAGGAGCTCGACAGGCCAAACGCCGCGCCAGCACAGCTGCCGTCAGCGGCCCCGGAAAACAGACCGATCCCCGTCGAGGTTCACCAACCTCGCCCCGGCGCGCTCGAGACCTTGCGCGCCTTTCTGACGCCTCTCATTCAACCGCTGACCACGACGGGTCTCGTTCTGATCTTCGTCGTGTTCATCCTGCTCAAGCGCGAGGATCTTCGAAACCGCTTCATCCGGTTGACGGGTACATATGACCTGCAGAAAACCACTGCGGCGTTCGACGACGCTGGAAAGCGCCTGAGCCGACTATTTCTGACCCAGTTGTTGTTGAATTCCGGCTTTGGAGTACTCATCGGCACAGGTCTGTGGCTTATCGGCGTTCCCAGCGCGCTTCTTTGGGGCATCCTCGCTGCGATCCTGAGATTCGTGCCCTATTTGGGCGCCGTTCTCTCGGCGATTTTTCCGATGGTGATCGCCGCCGCCGTGGATCCTGGATGGACCATGCTGGCCTGGACGGCCGGCCTCTTCCTGATCGCCGAACCTCTTGCCGGGCATGTCGTCGAGCCTCTTGTCTATGGTCGCTCGACGGGGCTGTCGCCCGTCGCTATCATCGTCGCCGCAACGTTGTGGACCTGGCTGTGGGGCCCGGTCGGGTTGGTCCTGGCCACGCCCTTGACAGTCTGTCTCGTCGTGCTTGGCCGCCATGTCGACCGCCTGGAATTTCTGGATGTGCTGCTGGGGGATCGGCCCCCCTTGTCGGCGCCGGAGATATTCTACCAGCGTGTCCTGGCTGGAGATCCTGCCGAGGCCGCCGACAAAGCCGAAGAGGTCCTCAAGGAGCGCTCTCTCTCGGCCTATTATGACGAGGTCGCGCTGGAGGGCCTGCGACTGGCGGCGGCGGACGTGTCTCGTGGTGTTCTCGATCTGGGGCGCCAGTCGCAGATCCTGGATACGGTTCGCGAAGTGTTGGACGATCTTTCCGATCACGATGATCTGAAACCCAGCTCCGGCGAAGTGACCACGGATGCGGAAGCGGGAGCAGCGGTGGACGAGACAAACGAGGCGGATGGGACCGCCGATTTGCCTATCCTGGCGGGAGATCAGATCGACGAAGCTTTCCGCGGCGAAGGACGAATTGTCGTGATCGCCGCGCAGTCCAGCCTCGACGAAGCGGCGGCGTTGATGTTGGTCCAGATCCTGGGAAAGCATGGCCTGTCGGCGCGCGCGCTACCCCCCGACACCTTGTCGACCACGAAGTTGTCGGCGCTTGTTCAGTCCGAGCCTGCTTTGGTCTGTCTCTGTTATTTGAACAGGGAAAGCGTGGCCCACATGCGTTATGCGACCAAGCGCTTGCGTCGACGACTGCCCTCCATCACCGTTATTCTGGCTTCGTTCTCGGCACAGCCGAGCGCCGGCGGCCTCGGTGAAGCAACCCTTGCCGATCACATCGAGACGACGCTGCGAGGCGCCAGCAAAGCTTGCATAGATCGCGCGTCCGTCGGCCCACAAGCTCTGGTCAGTGCTCAATGAAAATCCCGCGACTTCGGCATGATCTGGACATTGCGCGGGTGGCGTTGGCGTGGGATTGGCGGATTTTGAATTTCGTCGGCCCGGGTCATCGCAATCTCGGCGCGGTGCGTGTCGGATAGGCTCAGGAGATCGGCGGTTCGGTCGAGGACGCGCTGCGCCATCAGATGTGTCACGCCTTCGGGGCTTTTCTG includes these proteins:
- the pgm gene encoding phosphoglucomutase (alpha-D-glucose-1,6-bisphosphate-dependent); this encodes MTSTISPLAGKRLDPSQLVDIARLTQAYFDRPDPAEPTQRVAFGTSGHRGSSFLLSFNEAHILAIAQAICLYRRQNGIDGPLFLGIDTHALSRPAFETALEVFAANGVVAMVDEHLRFTPTPVISHAIIAHNRGRSAGLADGVVISPSHNPPADGGFKYNMPHGGPADTDATGWIERKANELMAGGLAGIERMPYPKALASEFVRKHDYVTPYVEDLAAIVDMEAIRSSGVSIGIDPLGGAGLDYYAPIIERYGIKATIVDTTLDPTFAFMPADWDGKIRMDCSSPYAMTHLIGMKDRFDVAFANDTDADRHGIVTRSGGLMNPNHYLATAIAYLFTNRPGWRSDAAIGKTIVSSAMIDRVAGKLGRRLVEVPVGFKWFVDGLSDGSFGFGGEESAGASFLRQDGTSWTTDKDGIILGLLAAEITASTGSDPGERYVGLTKELGEPHYARIDAAATPAQKAILKTLSREQIKTETLAGEPITAILSEAPGNGAAIGGVKVVTGDGWFCARPSGTEEVYKIYAESFRDEAHLRRIQDEAQAVIAEAFTAA
- a CDS encoding ABC transporter substrate-binding protein, which produces MKRRQFLQGTAAAALLSPAFVKDALAQSPNATVLRMAPQANLTSLDPVWTTATVTNNHGYYVYDTLYGGDLNLKPQPQMAEGHEISTDGKTWKIRLRDGLAFHDGQPVRSADCIQSLKRWGQRDPYGQLLLKAVEAWNAPDERTIEIKLTRPFPMMLDCLAKADNPPFIMPERLAQTDATKQVTEMTGSGPYKFVAAEYVSGSRVVYEKNEAYKPRSEPASRNAGGKVAHFKRIEWPILPDPATAAAALTKGEIDWWERPLADLQPLLARSPDVTREVIDKAGRGSIMRLNHLQPPFNNPKVRAAVRMAVNQEDYMRASQGDDTTTWQVCRNLWWRGTPYYTGELEDLMPQSLDKAKVALKASGYNGEKVLIINPTDFPDIGPLGDVTFELLKQLGMNVEMAASDWGTVIQRRNSREPVEKGGWSIFHTTGAAIGWGNPALSNLVRGPGEKGWFGWWTNAQAEQLAEEWLYAPDEAAQKKAAVTLGRLALEECGTIPLGQFVIRTAYRKTLTGMLPGSAPYPWGLKRV
- a CDS encoding amidase, with product MTEPCDLGAVDARALIGTKKLSARELVESCIRRIDAVDPAVNAMVARDDERAREAAAAADEATMRGEPLGALHGLPLGVKDLENVAGLRTTYGSPLFADFVPTEDQLIVAKTRKAGAIVLGKTNTPEWGAGANTRNAVYGATGNPFDPMKCAAGSSGGSGVALATGMVPIATGSDTGGSLRNPAAYNGIVGFRPSPGLVPSEKRPLGWNPLSVLGPMARTVPDLCLLLSAMVGDDACDPLATTIHGRQVRRPEDFARPDTIDLASLKVAVTPDFGFAPTETHIREVFADKIAAFSSVFAVTEEATPDCTGADETFEVLRAVSFLAAMHERVRDTPELVGPNVRANVEEGLRYNALDITRALKQQTVLYKNWQRFFGGYDVILTPAVTLSPRPWSELYPAEIDGKPTRTYFHWLAMAYAVTNVGHPAISLPVGLDRNGMPFGLQIVGPRGGDAKVLAVAAALESLLAGDPLTARPVPDIARLERAPKLRDSPNFMGFD
- a CDS encoding AI-2E family transporter; translated protein: MGVLIIATLYVGREVFVPVALAILFSFVLAPLVKLLQKLRLPRSIAVISVVLCAFAIIVGLAMAMASQATQLVGDLPIYQNTIREKIASLRGAGPGAGVLSRAADVLQDLSKELDRPNAAPAQLPSAAPENRPIPVEVHQPRPGALETLRAFLTPLIQPLTTTGLVLIFVVFILLKREDLRNRFIRLTGTYDLQKTTAAFDDAGKRLSRLFLTQLLLNSGFGVLIGTGLWLIGVPSALLWGILAAILRFVPYLGAVLSAIFPMVIAAAVDPGWTMLAWTAGLFLIAEPLAGHVVEPLVYGRSTGLSPVAIIVAATLWTWLWGPVGLVLATPLTVCLVVLGRHVDRLEFLDVLLGDRPPLSAPEIFYQRVLAGDPAEAADKAEEVLKERSLSAYYDEVALEGLRLAAADVSRGVLDLGRQSQILDTVREVLDDLSDHDDLKPSSGEVTTDAEAGAAVDETNEADGTADLPILAGDQIDEAFRGEGRIVVIAAQSSLDEAAALMLVQILGKHGLSARALPPDTLSTTKLSALVQSEPALVCLCYLNRESVAHMRYATKRLRRRLPSITVILASFSAQPSAGGLGEATLADHIETTLRGASKACIDRASVGPQALVSAQ